In one Bosea sp. RAC05 genomic region, the following are encoded:
- a CDS encoding MarR family winged helix-turn-helix transcriptional regulator yields the protein MPLEIRPSQALRLWRQVHLDLVRDGESDLSARQTAILLTIYLELPPHTVRGLAAQLGVTKPVITRALDTMGKLGLVTRRRDETDRRNVVIQRTVAGALAVERLADRVVERAREIGAG from the coding sequence ATGCCCCTCGAGATCAGGCCCTCGCAGGCACTCAGATTGTGGCGCCAGGTCCATCTCGACCTGGTGCGCGATGGGGAATCCGACCTTTCGGCCCGCCAGACGGCGATCCTGCTGACGATCTATCTGGAGCTGCCGCCGCACACCGTGCGCGGACTCGCCGCCCAGCTCGGCGTGACCAAGCCGGTCATCACCCGCGCGCTGGACACCATGGGCAAGCTCGGTCTGGTGACGCGCCGGCGCGACGAGACCGACCGCCGCAACGTGGTGATCCAGCGCACGGTGGCCGGAGCGCTGGCCGTCGAGCGCCTCGCCGATCGCGTCGTCGAGCGGGCGCGCGAGATCGGCGCCGGCTGA
- a CDS encoding tetratricopeptide repeat protein, whose protein sequence is MFSSHLSLPVTPSGALAPPRRLSRPTLALSLCLAGLALAGCQGRGGLGDITGSIGGSATQPRSASDWQAESDRWGKRYEANPKDRDAAFYYARALRSLDQNAQALAVLQSAVLTHGNDRALLGAYGRSLADNGRLKEADDVLSRAHSPERPDWRILSAQGTVADQLGEHARAQQIYQAALKIAPGEPTILSNLGLSLALSRQLPEAERVLREAVAAGRSDPRVRQNLVLVLGLQGRFGEAETLARQDQSPAEAAATIAYLKRSVSQPNSWEMLKTGGAKPRAKATPAQARAPEPSEPQG, encoded by the coding sequence ATGTTTTCCAGTCATCTGTCGTTGCCTGTCACGCCATCGGGGGCCCTTGCGCCGCCGCGGCGGCTGTCGCGCCCCACCCTGGCTCTGTCGCTCTGCCTCGCCGGCCTCGCCCTCGCGGGTTGCCAGGGACGCGGGGGGCTTGGGGACATCACCGGTTCCATCGGCGGCAGCGCCACGCAGCCGCGCAGCGCCTCCGACTGGCAGGCCGAGAGCGACCGCTGGGGCAAGCGCTACGAAGCCAATCCGAAGGACCGCGACGCCGCCTTCTACTACGCCCGCGCCCTGCGCTCGCTCGACCAGAACGCCCAGGCGCTGGCCGTACTGCAGAGCGCCGTGCTGACGCATGGCAATGACCGTGCGCTGCTGGGCGCCTATGGGCGCTCGCTCGCCGACAATGGCCGCCTGAAGGAGGCCGACGACGTGCTGTCGCGGGCCCACTCCCCGGAGCGTCCCGACTGGCGCATCCTGTCGGCGCAGGGCACGGTCGCCGACCAGCTCGGCGAGCATGCCCGGGCCCAGCAGATCTACCAGGCGGCGCTGAAGATCGCCCCGGGCGAGCCGACGATCCTGTCCAATCTGGGGCTGTCGCTCGCCCTCTCCCGGCAGTTGCCGGAGGCCGAGCGCGTGCTGCGCGAGGCCGTCGCCGCCGGCCGCAGCGACCCGCGCGTGCGCCAGAACCTGGTTCTCGTGCTCGGCCTGCAGGGCCGCTTCGGCGAAGCCGAGACCCTGGCCCGCCAGGACCAGAGCCCGGCGGAAGCCGCGGCGACGATCGCCTATCTGAAGCGCAGCGTGAGCCAGCCCAACAGCTGGGAGATGCTGAAGACGGGCGGGGCCAAGCCCAGGGCCAAGGCCACGCCCGCGCAGGCGCGCGCACCCGAGCCGAGCGAACCGCAGGGCTGA
- a CDS encoding type II secretion system F family protein — protein MISLIADKAVDSQFLLSLFVAIAAAATILTIAIPLTEGSNLQKRMKNVATEREKIRARERDRLNRQGDRTSLRQEPKEFMRRIVQQFKLGDWLGTETAKHQLAMAGYRGQQAEVAFLFFRLVMPIGLFLFTLFYVFVLNDFGQSVMVRIGMAVGGAYVGIKAPELFLSNQISKRQASMKLAFPDALDLLLICVESGMSIEHAFRKVSTEIGGQSVPLAEEFALCTAELSYLSERRQAYENLSARTGLEGVKSVSTALIQAERYGTPLGTALRTLAQESRDQRMMEAEKKAASLPPKLTVPMILFFLPVLFVVIMMPAVIQVMKLQ, from the coding sequence ATGATTTCCCTGATCGCGGACAAGGCTGTCGACAGTCAGTTCCTGCTGTCGCTCTTCGTCGCGATCGCGGCGGCGGCGACGATCCTGACCATCGCCATTCCGCTGACCGAGGGTTCGAACCTCCAGAAGCGCATGAAGAACGTCGCCACCGAGCGCGAGAAGATCCGCGCCCGCGAACGCGACCGGCTCAATCGGCAGGGCGACCGCACCTCGCTCCGCCAGGAGCCGAAGGAATTCATGCGCCGCATCGTCCAGCAGTTCAAACTGGGTGATTGGCTCGGGACGGAGACGGCGAAGCACCAGCTCGCCATGGCGGGCTATCGCGGCCAGCAGGCCGAGGTCGCCTTCCTGTTCTTCCGGCTGGTGATGCCGATCGGCCTGTTCCTCTTCACGCTGTTCTACGTCTTCGTGCTCAACGATTTCGGCCAGTCGGTCATGGTCCGGATCGGCATGGCCGTCGGCGGGGCCTATGTCGGCATCAAGGCGCCCGAGCTGTTCCTGTCGAACCAGATCAGCAAGCGGCAGGCGTCGATGAAGCTGGCCTTTCCGGACGCGCTCGACCTGCTGCTGATCTGCGTCGAATCAGGCATGTCGATCGAGCATGCCTTTCGCAAGGTCTCGACCGAGATCGGCGGCCAGTCGGTGCCGCTGGCCGAGGAATTCGCGCTCTGCACGGCCGAGCTCTCCTATCTGTCGGAGCGTCGGCAGGCCTATGAGAACCTCTCCGCCCGGACCGGCCTCGAAGGGGTGAAGTCGGTCTCGACGGCGCTGATCCAGGCCGAGCGCTACGGCACGCCGCTTGGCACCGCCCTGCGCACGCTGGCCCAGGAAAGCCGCGACCAGCGCATGATGGAGGCCGAGAAGAAGGCCGCCTCCCTGCCGCCGAAGCTGACCGTGCCGATGATCCTGTTCTTCCTGCCGGTCCTCTTTGTCGTCATCATGATGCCGGCGGTCATCCAGGTGATGAAGCTGCAATAG
- the mutS gene encoding DNA mismatch repair protein MutS — MHRASPSLADPADRPATPVAASREDGSRVTPMMAQYIEIKAANPDCLLFYRMGDFYELFFHDAEIASRTLGIVLTKRGKHQGDDIPMCGVPVERADDYLQRLIAAGHRVAVCEQIEDPAEAKKRGPKSVVRRDVVRLVTPGTITEERLLEPGRASLLVAVARRKLGDASALYGLAAIDISTGRFSVMETPQERLAIEFARLEPREIVCPDAIHDDPALRAFWLDLGLPVTPLAREGLDAASAERRLKEFFGVATLDAFGHFSRAEIAAAGAALAYVERTQFGARPPLSPPVRDSGTETMLIDAATRANLELTRTLSGERGGSLLATIDRTVTPGGARLLAERLAGPLTDPQAIAARHDAVAALVADGALREDLQAALARVPDIARALARLALDRGGPRDLAALGAGLTAARAIVVMLLDRAALPAELSKASRALSEIDPDLPARLDATLAEELPLNRRDGRFVREGHDPALDELRLLQVDSRKVIAQLQARYAAETGCRTLRIKHNAMLGYFVEVPQAVGEDFLKEPWRATFVHRQTMSDAMRFSSVELGGLEAKIASAADRALKLELGIFAALREAVLAQAEPIKRAAAALAEIDVAAGLAELAAREGWVRPLVDASEAFTIAGGRHPVVEAALKRDGKPFVANETDLSPPGDGAKGGRICLITGPNMAGKSTFLRQNALIAVLAQMGAFVPASSAHIGIVDRLFSRVGAADDLARGRSTFMVEMVETAAILNQAGPRALVILDEIGRGTATFDGLSIAWAAIEHLHEVNRCRGLFATHYHELTALADRLERVSNATVRVTEWKGEVVFLHEVVPGAADRSYGIQVAKLAGLPPAVVERARTILGELEKSEREKPVASLVDDLPLFAAPQRRAAAPPALPAEDPLRLALDGLDLDEMTPREALEALYRLKGIG, encoded by the coding sequence ATGCACCGCGCCAGCCCGTCTCTCGCCGATCCGGCCGATCGGCCCGCCACCCCCGTGGCCGCAAGCCGCGAGGACGGCTCGCGCGTCACGCCGATGATGGCGCAGTACATCGAGATCAAGGCCGCCAATCCCGACTGCCTGCTGTTCTACCGGATGGGCGACTTCTACGAGCTGTTCTTCCACGACGCCGAGATCGCCTCGCGGACGCTCGGCATCGTGCTGACCAAGCGCGGCAAACACCAGGGCGACGACATCCCGATGTGCGGGGTGCCGGTCGAGCGCGCCGACGACTATCTGCAGCGGCTGATCGCCGCCGGACACCGCGTTGCCGTCTGCGAGCAGATCGAGGATCCGGCGGAGGCGAAGAAGCGCGGGCCGAAATCGGTGGTGCGGCGCGACGTCGTGCGCCTCGTGACCCCCGGCACGATCACCGAGGAGCGCCTGCTGGAGCCCGGCCGGGCCAGCCTGCTGGTCGCGGTCGCACGGCGGAAGCTCGGCGATGCCAGCGCCCTCTACGGCCTCGCCGCGATCGACATCTCGACCGGACGCTTCAGCGTGATGGAGACGCCGCAGGAGCGCTTGGCGATCGAGTTCGCCCGGCTGGAGCCGCGCGAGATCGTCTGCCCCGACGCGATCCATGACGATCCGGCCCTGCGGGCCTTCTGGCTCGACCTCGGCCTGCCCGTGACGCCGCTCGCGCGCGAGGGGCTCGACGCCGCCTCGGCGGAGCGCCGGCTGAAGGAGTTCTTCGGCGTCGCCACGCTCGACGCCTTCGGTCACTTCAGCCGCGCAGAGATCGCGGCGGCCGGTGCGGCGCTGGCCTATGTCGAGCGGACGCAGTTCGGTGCTCGCCCGCCCCTATCCCCGCCCGTGCGCGATTCCGGCACCGAGACGATGCTGATAGACGCGGCGACGCGGGCCAATCTCGAGCTGACGCGGACCCTGTCGGGCGAACGGGGCGGCAGCCTGCTCGCGACGATCGACCGGACGGTGACGCCCGGCGGGGCACGGCTGCTGGCCGAGCGCCTGGCGGGGCCGCTGACCGACCCACAGGCGATCGCGGCGCGCCACGACGCCGTCGCCGCGCTCGTGGCCGACGGCGCGCTGCGCGAGGATCTCCAGGCCGCGCTCGCCCGCGTACCCGACATCGCCCGGGCGCTGGCACGGCTCGCGCTCGACCGCGGTGGCCCGCGCGACCTCGCCGCGCTCGGCGCGGGGCTGACCGCGGCACGGGCGATCGTCGTCATGCTGCTCGACCGGGCGGCCCTGCCGGCCGAATTGTCGAAGGCCTCGCGCGCCCTGTCCGAGATCGACCCCGACCTGCCGGCGCGGCTGGACGCGACGCTGGCCGAGGAACTGCCGCTCAACCGGCGCGACGGGCGCTTCGTCCGGGAGGGCCATGACCCGGCGCTGGACGAGCTGCGCCTCCTGCAGGTCGATTCGCGCAAGGTGATCGCGCAGCTGCAGGCCCGCTATGCGGCCGAGACCGGGTGCCGGACGCTGCGCATCAAGCACAACGCCATGCTCGGCTATTTCGTCGAGGTGCCGCAGGCCGTCGGCGAGGATTTCCTGAAGGAGCCGTGGCGGGCGACCTTCGTGCACCGCCAGACCATGTCGGACGCGATGCGCTTCTCCTCCGTCGAGCTCGGCGGGCTGGAGGCCAAGATCGCCTCGGCGGCCGACCGCGCGCTGAAGCTCGAGCTCGGCATCTTCGCCGCGCTGCGCGAGGCGGTGCTCGCCCAGGCCGAGCCGATCAAGCGGGCGGCGGCGGCGCTGGCGGAGATCGACGTCGCCGCGGGGCTCGCCGAACTGGCGGCGCGGGAGGGCTGGGTCCGGCCCCTCGTCGATGCCAGCGAGGCCTTCACCATCGCCGGCGGCCGGCATCCGGTCGTCGAGGCGGCGCTGAAGCGCGACGGCAAGCCCTTCGTCGCCAACGAGACGGACCTCTCCCCGCCGGGCGACGGTGCGAAGGGCGGGCGCATCTGCCTGATCACCGGCCCCAACATGGCGGGCAAGTCGACCTTTCTGCGGCAGAATGCGCTGATTGCGGTGCTGGCGCAGATGGGGGCCTTCGTGCCGGCGTCGAGCGCGCATATCGGCATCGTCGACCGGCTGTTCTCCCGCGTCGGCGCGGCCGACGACCTCGCCCGAGGGCGCTCGACCTTCATGGTCGAAATGGTCGAGACCGCCGCGATCCTCAACCAGGCCGGACCGCGGGCGCTGGTCATCCTCGACGAGATCGGGCGCGGCACCGCGACCTTTGACGGGCTCTCGATCGCCTGGGCCGCGATCGAGCATCTGCACGAGGTCAATCGCTGCCGGGGGCTGTTCGCGACGCATTACCACGAGCTGACGGCTCTGGCCGACCGGCTGGAGCGCGTCAGCAACGCGACCGTCCGCGTCACCGAGTGGAAGGGCGAGGTCGTCTTCCTGCACGAGGTCGTGCCGGGTGCGGCCGACCGCTCCTACGGCATCCAGGTCGCCAAGCTCGCCGGGCTGCCCCCGGCGGTGGTCGAGCGCGCCCGGACCATCCTGGGCGAACTGGAGAAGAGCGAGCGGGAGAAGCCGGTCGCCTCGCTGGTCGACGATTTGCCGCTCTTCGCGGCGCCCCAGCGCCGCGCCGCCGCGCCGCCCGCTCTGCCGGCGGAAGACCCGCTACGGCTGGCCCTCGACGGACTCGACCTCGACGAGATGACGCCGCGCGAAGCGCTGGAGGCGCTGTATCGTCTGAAGGGGATCGGCTAG
- a CDS encoding META domain-containing protein has translation MIWTRRLGPLAGLVALVLSPAVLAAPLGAPPYTARGQEPGWRLTIARDSIALDMASGEKLRAPTPRARRSGRQARYDVVFDGRPARIAIERRLCRDTMSGMPHPDTVAILRRQPVLRGCGGEPRDLLGAGEWRVTQIGGQRVLGKTRPTLQFLADGGLAGNGSCNRFRTSYTLTGEGLTLGPAATTMMACEPPVMAQEQALLRRLEGVGSFDIRPDGALVLKGRDGETLVARRP, from the coding sequence ATGATCTGGACACGCCGCCTCGGCCCGCTCGCTGGTCTCGTCGCTCTCGTCCTGAGCCCTGCTGTGCTGGCGGCCCCGCTGGGCGCCCCACCCTATACCGCGCGCGGTCAGGAGCCGGGCTGGCGGCTGACCATCGCACGGGACAGCATCGCCCTGGACATGGCGAGCGGCGAAAAGCTGCGGGCACCCACGCCGCGGGCGCGCCGGAGCGGCCGGCAGGCGCGCTACGACGTCGTTTTCGACGGCCGCCCCGCCAGGATCGCGATCGAGCGCCGCCTCTGCCGCGACACGATGAGCGGGATGCCCCATCCCGACACCGTCGCGATCCTGCGGCGTCAGCCGGTCCTGCGGGGGTGTGGTGGCGAGCCGCGTGATCTTCTTGGTGCCGGGGAATGGCGGGTCACGCAGATCGGCGGCCAGCGCGTGCTCGGCAAAACCCGGCCGACCTTGCAGTTTCTCGCGGATGGCGGGCTCGCCGGCAACGGATCGTGCAACCGCTTCCGGACGTCCTACACGCTGACCGGAGAAGGCCTCACGCTGGGTCCCGCCGCCACGACGATGATGGCCTGCGAGCCGCCGGTGATGGCGCAGGAGCAGGCGCTTCTGCGCCGGCTCGAGGGCGTCGGCAGCTTCGACATTCGCCCCGACGGCGCCCTCGTCCTCAAAGGCCGGGATGGTGAGACGCTGGTGGCGCGCCGCCCCTGA
- a CDS encoding leucyl aminopeptidase family protein has product MNSLVVAASPAAIPVHCVTKTGLRALLADLAPEARRFAEAQGFAAQPGQHILLPDATGAVAAVLLGVEGIEARRRDPFAPGRLSASLPAGDYVLTGETGDPELAALGWLLQAYRFDRYRKPVPAAARLVLPDGVDGADLARIAGSVALARDLVNTPANDMGPAEIEGAIRALADETGAVVTAIVGDDLLVRNFPMVHAVGRASPRAPRLIDLVWGDPAHPKVTLVGKGVAFDTGGLDLKPSAGMLLMKKDMGGAAAAIAAARMIMLAGLPVRLRLLVPAVENAVSGSSFRPGDILPSRKGLSVEIGNTDAEGRLILADALALADEEAPELLIDFATLTGAARTALGPELPPFYTHDEGLAAEIARLGQAVNDPVWRMPLWPPYERMLDSRIADLNHVSGGSFAGSVTAALFLNRFVEKTESYAHFDIYAWTPSAKPGRPEGGECQAARLTYALVRQLHPPG; this is encoded by the coding sequence GTGAACAGCCTCGTCGTTGCAGCGTCCCCGGCCGCGATCCCCGTCCATTGCGTCACGAAAACCGGCCTGCGGGCGCTGCTGGCCGATCTCGCGCCGGAAGCCCGGCGCTTCGCCGAAGCCCAGGGCTTCGCGGCCCAGCCCGGGCAGCACATCCTCCTGCCCGATGCCACGGGCGCCGTCGCGGCGGTGCTGCTCGGCGTCGAGGGCATCGAGGCGCGCCGTCGCGATCCCTTCGCCCCCGGGCGGCTCTCGGCCTCGCTTCCGGCGGGCGACTATGTCCTGACCGGCGAGACGGGCGATCCCGAGCTCGCCGCGCTGGGCTGGCTGCTGCAGGCCTATCGCTTCGACCGCTATCGCAAGCCGGTGCCCGCCGCGGCGCGTCTCGTCCTTCCCGACGGCGTCGACGGCGCGGATCTCGCCCGGATCGCCGGATCCGTGGCTCTGGCGCGGGACCTGGTCAACACGCCCGCCAATGACATGGGCCCCGCCGAGATCGAAGGCGCCATCCGCGCGCTCGCCGACGAGACCGGCGCGGTGGTGACCGCGATCGTCGGCGACGATCTCCTCGTCCGCAACTTCCCGATGGTGCATGCCGTCGGCCGCGCCTCGCCGCGCGCGCCCAGGCTGATCGACCTCGTCTGGGGCGATCCTGCCCATCCGAAGGTTACCCTCGTCGGCAAGGGCGTGGCTTTCGACACCGGCGGGCTCGATCTCAAGCCCTCGGCGGGCATGCTGCTGATGAAGAAGGACATGGGCGGAGCGGCCGCGGCGATCGCGGCCGCGCGGATGATCATGCTCGCCGGTCTGCCGGTGCGGCTTCGCCTGCTCGTGCCGGCGGTGGAGAACGCCGTCTCGGGCTCCTCCTTCCGTCCGGGCGATATCCTGCCGAGCCGCAAGGGGCTCAGCGTCGAGATTGGCAACACCGACGCGGAAGGCCGCCTCATCCTGGCCGACGCGCTCGCGCTCGCCGACGAGGAGGCGCCGGAGCTGCTGATCGATTTCGCCACGCTGACCGGCGCGGCGCGCACCGCGCTCGGCCCCGAGCTGCCGCCCTTCTATACCCATGACGAGGGGCTGGCGGCGGAGATCGCGCGGCTGGGGCAGGCGGTCAACGACCCTGTCTGGCGCATGCCGCTCTGGCCGCCCTATGAGCGCATGCTCGATTCGCGCATCGCCGATCTCAACCATGTCTCCGGTGGCAGCTTCGCCGGCTCGGTCACGGCGGCGCTGTTCCTCAACCGCTTCGTCGAGAAAACCGAGTCCTATGCCCATTTCGACATCTACGCCTGGACCCCGTCGGCCAAGCCCGGCCGGCCCGAGGGCGGCGAGTGCCAGGCGGCGCGGCTGACCTATGCGCTGGTGAGGCAGCTTCACCCGCCCGGTTAA
- a CDS encoding C40 family peptidase: MNTTLDRRLTPARPDLAARHLQGLVEARIFVDPEPMRVAAPSAPLRREPRPDAPLDTEALCGEAVDVYERFEGWAWVQLRSDGYVGYVPDDALRPDALAPTHRVSALRTFVYPGPSMKLPPLAALSLGAGVAVAGESGEFLTLAEFGRYATGFVFAPHLAPLDQPAPDFVTVAERFLNVPYLWGGKTSLGLDCSGLTQLALAAAGIASPRDSDMLERDIGAPVPFDDALQGLRRGDLVFWKGHVGIMTDPETLLHATAYSMTVMSEPLRAARDRIQAKSFGAITSIRRIG, translated from the coding sequence ATGAACACGACGCTCGACCGCCGGCTCACGCCGGCTCGCCCCGATCTGGCCGCCCGCCATCTGCAGGGCCTCGTCGAGGCGCGTATCTTCGTCGACCCCGAGCCGATGCGCGTGGCCGCACCCTCGGCGCCGCTGCGGCGTGAGCCGCGGCCCGACGCCCCGCTCGATACCGAGGCGCTCTGCGGCGAGGCGGTCGACGTCTACGAGCGCTTCGAGGGCTGGGCCTGGGTCCAGCTTCGCTCGGATGGCTATGTCGGCTACGTGCCCGACGACGCGCTGCGGCCGGATGCGCTCGCGCCGACCCACCGCGTGAGTGCGCTGCGAACCTTCGTCTATCCGGGCCCGTCGATGAAGCTGCCGCCGCTGGCGGCGCTGTCTCTGGGGGCCGGTGTCGCGGTCGCCGGCGAGAGCGGGGAGTTCCTGACGCTCGCCGAGTTCGGCCGCTATGCCACCGGCTTCGTCTTCGCGCCGCATCTGGCGCCGCTGGACCAGCCCGCGCCCGACTTCGTCACGGTGGCCGAGCGCTTCCTGAACGTGCCTTATCTCTGGGGTGGCAAGACCAGCCTCGGCCTCGACTGCTCGGGCCTGACGCAGCTCGCTTTGGCCGCCGCCGGCATCGCCTCGCCCCGCGATTCCGACATGCTCGAGCGGGATATCGGCGCGCCCGTGCCCTTCGACGACGCCCTGCAGGGGCTGCGGCGCGGCGACCTCGTCTTCTGGAAGGGCCATGTCGGCATCATGACCGACCCGGAGACCCTGCTCCATGCCACCGCCTATTCGATGACGGTGATGAGCGAACCGCTGCGCGCGGCCCGCGATCGCATCCAGGCCAAGAGCTTCGGCGCGATCACGAGCATCCGTCGGATCGGCTAG
- a CDS encoding methyl-accepting chemotaxis protein yields the protein MILQRNKVQDSLAAIAVDHGNAVLSRSRPDDMLLELTRGLGYLIVAAVLVPLATQRLGDYHRLRQIVIGVIIAAGGSASMFDPIVVQPGILLDFRNIAAVLAGPLGGPIAAVITAAGLAGARIYIGGSGTEAGVVGLVLCALIGLGVSLWLRRTARSLTMGGFVGLSLVAAWMPVVMITAYVPFPRAWDLMVVISGPAATAVNVAGALLIGFIIKSDHQRVEAMLQLEACTANMPGVIYQKILRPDGTIQHKLANSRIEQFLDVTREEVERDPESWLRWMVPEDREFLARSNAAAVAERTLKPWRFEARHIRDDGSLIWLRTDAAPRRLSDGSICWDGIMTDVTAERTLAQQRQEMDEDRKAAVEELALQLEAKVGKALQEVASSVRGMHDAANAMAGSAHNTALRAGEVTREADLASRRVGSVAIAAEEIEASIRELTRQTAHADQTVRDAASYVRTTRRDVAGLGAAADKVSSVLDFIEDIASRTNLLALNATIEAARAGAAGRGFAVVAGEVKNLAEQTQKATRDIAATLQDIRGAAATASDAVAQIEVTMTTIEQTSGAIAGVVSRQADIASTITVDAQAVAGSTTAVTSSVGSVAAEVSVTGDAAERVLDVARTVDEQTASLDRYVGEFVGSLRRRL from the coding sequence ATGATCCTGCAACGCAACAAGGTTCAGGATTCGTTAGCAGCAATCGCAGTAGATCATGGCAATGCCGTTCTCAGCCGCAGCAGGCCAGACGATATGCTACTGGAACTGACCCGGGGTCTCGGTTACCTCATCGTCGCGGCCGTGCTGGTGCCGCTGGCGACGCAGCGGCTCGGGGATTACCACCGACTCCGGCAGATCGTCATCGGCGTGATCATCGCGGCCGGCGGCAGCGCCAGCATGTTCGACCCCATCGTCGTCCAGCCCGGCATCCTGCTCGATTTCCGCAACATCGCCGCCGTTCTCGCCGGCCCGCTCGGCGGTCCGATCGCCGCCGTGATCACGGCCGCGGGACTGGCGGGCGCGCGGATCTACATCGGAGGCTCGGGAACGGAAGCCGGCGTCGTCGGCCTGGTGCTCTGCGCGCTGATCGGGCTGGGTGTCTCGCTCTGGCTCAGGCGCACGGCCCGCAGCCTGACCATGGGCGGCTTCGTCGGCCTGAGCCTCGTCGCGGCCTGGATGCCGGTGGTGATGATCACGGCCTATGTGCCCTTTCCGCGCGCCTGGGACCTGATGGTCGTGATCTCGGGACCGGCGGCCACGGCGGTCAATGTCGCCGGTGCGCTGCTGATCGGCTTCATCATCAAGAGCGACCATCAGCGCGTCGAGGCGATGCTGCAGCTCGAGGCCTGCACGGCCAACATGCCGGGCGTGATCTATCAGAAGATCCTGCGCCCGGACGGCACGATCCAGCACAAGCTGGCCAATTCCCGCATCGAACAGTTCCTCGACGTGACCCGCGAGGAGGTCGAGCGCGACCCCGAGAGCTGGCTGCGCTGGATGGTGCCCGAGGATCGGGAGTTTCTGGCCAGGTCGAACGCCGCCGCGGTGGCCGAGCGCACCCTCAAGCCCTGGCGCTTCGAGGCGCGGCACATCCGCGACGACGGCTCGCTGATCTGGCTGCGGACGGACGCCGCGCCGCGCCGTCTCTCGGACGGGTCGATCTGCTGGGACGGCATCATGACCGACGTCACCGCCGAGCGCACGCTGGCCCAGCAGCGCCAGGAGATGGACGAGGATCGCAAGGCCGCGGTCGAGGAGCTCGCCCTGCAGCTCGAGGCGAAGGTCGGCAAGGCTCTCCAGGAGGTCGCATCCTCGGTCCGTGGCATGCATGACGCGGCGAACGCGATGGCGGGCAGCGCCCACAACACGGCCCTGCGGGCCGGTGAGGTGACCCGCGAGGCCGATCTCGCCTCCCGCCGCGTCGGCAGCGTCGCGATCGCCGCCGAGGAGATCGAGGCCTCCATCCGCGAGCTGACGCGCCAGACCGCCCATGCCGACCAGACCGTGCGGGACGCGGCCAGCTATGTCCGCACCACCCGGCGCGACGTCGCCGGGCTCGGTGCCGCGGCTGACAAGGTCAGCTCCGTGCTGGATTTCATCGAGGACATCGCCTCGCGCACCAACCTGCTGGCCCTCAACGCCACGATCGAGGCGGCGCGCGCCGGCGCGGCCGGTCGCGGCTTCGCGGTCGTCGCCGGCGAGGTCAAGAACCTCGCCGAGCAGACGCAGAAGGCGACGCGCGACATCGCGGCGACGCTGCAGGACATTCGCGGCGCCGCGGCGACCGCTTCCGACGCCGTCGCCCAGATCGAGGTCACGATGACGACGATCGAGCAGACCTCGGGTGCGATTGCCGGCGTCGTCAGCCGCCAGGCCGACATCGCCTCCACCATCACCGTCGATGCCCAGGCGGTGGCGGGCAGCACCACCGCCGTGACCTCGAGCGTCGGTTCGGTGGCCGCCGAGGTCTCCGTCACCGGCGATGCGGCCGAGCGCGTGCTCGATGTCGCCCGCACCGTCGACGAGCAGACCGCCTCGCTCGACCGCTATGTCGGCGAGTTCGTCGGCAGCCTGCGGCGCAGGCTCTAG